The Spirochaetota bacterium genome segment ATACGAGAGCCCTATCATATAGGATTTTACTTCTTTTACAAAGCGGCGCTATTGCCAGTGCTAAAGCATTAATAAATGAGAGTGATGATCTTCCTGGTTTTTCTAATTCTATTGACTGCTCCATTTATGAATCGATAATAGCTCTAGCTATTGATGGAATAGAACCGCATGCTGATGAGTTTGGCAATGCAGGTTTTAGGGGTGTTTCGTTTATCCCAATCAATAAACTAAGGTTATTGCTAGCGGAGTATCTATATCTCTTTGAATACATGGGAAAGGCCAGGGAAGTGCTATCTCATTGGGTAAAAGATTATCCTGAATCGGATCAAAAGATTTTGAAAGCAGGATGCATGATGGGCAAACCCACTGATTCGCTACCATTCTCCAAAAGAGCAAAGGCTATTGTTAGCCTTCAGGGGGATGCTATGAAGATGGAGGATTTGGGGAATAGAGCCATAATACTAGCTGAAGGGGATGGCAAGTATGATTACTTCTCTCCATATCCAGTCATGTATACATTAAGGATACTTTTGAATAATAACAATTTCAAGGCAGCGCTATCATTTATTAATAATATAAACATCAATGAGATTTATGATAATTCATTATGGATGGATGTGATTCCACTTCTCTCAATCATTAAGAGGATATACCTCTCGGAAGAGAGATACGAGGATGTGCTAAGCATGGAAAAGATGATAGAGATGCTATCACATAGACTAGGCATATCTTCCCTTTTAAAGAATGTTCTTTATGATGAGGGAGTGAATTTATCACTACTTGGCAGAGATAGGGAATCTTACCAAGCAGCTATTAGGGGAATAGAGTTAACAAATAAAGAAGATAACCTCTTTTTAAAGTATCAGCTTCTCTTGATGGAGAATGAGATGCGGCTTGGTAAGATTGATGAGGCCCTTGCAAGGGGAGAGGGGATAAAATCGAATTATGATAATGAATATCCCTTTGTTCTTGATCTATTATTGTCACGAATAGAATTGTTGAAGATTTTAAAGGAGGGAAAGGTCTCTGAACATGAATGGGAAAGGGTGGAAGCCCTCATTATAAGGGCATTGGATCTTTTGGACAGAAATCCAGGTATGTTAAAGGAGTTTAATAGAATAGACTTAATATCTGAGTGTCTGGATTTTCTGATATCCTATAAGATGAGCAGGATGGATTATTTGAAGGCCTTAGTGTATGCTGAGGTCAAGAAGCAGATTTATGTCAGGTTGAAAATGCCTGTGAAGGCTTCACCAATGATCCCTAAAGGGATAAAAGAGGAGTTTAGGAATATGGTTGAGGAAGATAGGGGGGAAAGGTTTATAGGCCTTCTGCAGAGATACCCGGGATTACAGCTAAACTCCTTAATCAAGATGCTCCCTGTGGAGGAATATCAAAAAAAAATGCCAGAGGACTTCATAACGCTATATCTTGTAAAGAATGGTATGGATATACTTGCTTGGATTATTACAAAATCATTTATTGAACCCTTGAGAATTAAACAAGGGTATAGGGATGTTAGCAAGATTTTACCAAGATATAGGGAGCGCCTAACTAAATTTGAGAATACAGTGAAAATATCTGAGGAGTTGTTCAGCATTTTCAAGCCCATCAGCAAATACTACCAGGGAAAGGGTGGTATTATATTTATTACTGATAAGGAGCTTGAACAAGTGCCTTTTGAGATTATGGGGGAAAAGACTTTATTGGTGGAATCCCACAGTATTGTCTATATTTCATCAATAATTTCTGCGCTTAGAAGCTACAAATCCAGGAACAGGATAGTAAGTATATTGAATTTGCAGCAAAGAGATATATTTTATGAGCTTGAAGAGGTGGCAATTAAAGAATCGGGAATTAACTATAGAATAACTGACTCCGTTAACAGCGGAATTGCGCACATTCAGCATCCACTTTTATATAATTCAATGAGGGGAGAGTTTTATTTTGGAGATAAATTAATCAATAGCCTACTTGCAGGGGTTGAGATAGTCTATATTCCATCGATTGATTTTACCCATCGAGTGAGTTGCTCCAAATTTGCAATTGCAAGCTCCCAGGAGGGTGTAAGAGGATTGATAATAAATGATGCTGAACTACATGATGTTAATAATGCGATATTTATCGATAACTTGTACAGTGAAATAAATAGAGAATCGAGCCTAATTAGAGCCTTTGAACACGCCAAATACTCAATAAGAGCCAATAATCGATATAAACATCCAGCGTATTGGGCAGGTATAAGGCTCTATTTAAATGGCTTATAAAATTGACTTGAAAATAATCTTCTAATTTACTATAGTAATTACAAATATTATGGAGGACAACTCATGTTAATATTCAAAATCTTTAATATAAGGAAAATTTTTACTTATTTAATCATGTTTTTTGTTTTTATTGTACTATTCTCTGTTTCAGGATTTTCCCTTGAAATTTCATTTCTTGTTGGAAAGGTTGATCTCATCAGAAACGGCAAGAAAATTGGGGCTGGTATAGGCATACAGGTTGTTTCAGGGGATATGATAATTACAGGAAAGGGGGGATTGGTCGTTTTATCTTATACCGATGGCAGTGAAATAAAAGTATTTGAGACCAGCAAGATTAGGATCGGCAGTAAGAATATCAGGTATTCTGATAACCCCTCAGTGATTTCTGGTGTTGTGAGGGGTAAATTTGCAAAATTATTAAAGGGTTCAGAGCGCAAAGTATATTCTCCAACTACTGTCTGTTCAGTCAGAGGGACAGATTTTCTTGTCGGTGTGAGCGATGGAATCGATTCTAAAGTAGAGTTGAGCGAAGGGACGCTTGATCTTTATAATCCCTATGGGAATGTAAACCTAAAGGGGAAACAAAATGCTGACATAGGAGTGGCGGATGTCCCCAGGAAAAAGACCGGAAGAGGAATGCCAATCAAAGTCTGGAAAAATCAGAGGGATGAGGAATTCATCAGGGATCCTGAAAGCAAGAGTAATAAACTGAATTCTTATATTGAATTTTTTAATACCAGAAGCGCAGATATTACGGATGACATCGTTTTTTTTGATAAAAATCAGACTAACGCGCAAACAATGGAAAAGAAGCGGTTAGAAGAAACAAATATTGAGCTTGAGGATCTGCAAATCAGTGTGACAGATGATATGATTCTTAATGAGGGAACAAATTCATCCCTTGATAACATTTTAAATAAATTTCAAAAGGATAAGGGAGAAATTTACAATACCTTTTTAGGTATCAAAGAGGAATCAAATAAGGTACTTGAGCAGCAACGAAGAAATTACGAAGCAATAAAGAGTGTCAGAGAAGCATACCAAAAGGCGTATAATGATATTATAGGAAAGCATAAAGACTATATGAATAAGTTGAAGGGAGGCTTCAATAAGAGTGATTATATTCCAAAGAAGGAATAGATAACTAAAAACACTAACACTAGCAAGTTTGAAGCTTAAGCGAATGCCCTATCCACTGTGAATTGACTTTCAATGTTTTAAGGAGAGAGATGTAAAGGATTCATTTGATAAACAGCAACAGCTATTGTAGCAACAGCGCGAAAAATCGCAGTTATTTATTATAACATGTTAAAATATGGACAATGGTATCATGATTATGGATGTGAACATTATAAACAACAATATATACCCAAACGATTTTGGTTTACGAAAGATTTAAACAAGAGCTTTACCAGTAATTTCAAAGTTTTCAGTTAATCTTGATCTCAATTCGCTTTCATACTCGTGAAAATTATTAAGGAAATGAAAGCAAGCATTTTTAAATTCAAGGAAAGTATCATAATATTTATTGTAATGAATAACCTTATGAAGCAATTTCCACAATCATTCAATTAGGTTCAAGTTTGGTGAGTATGGTGGCAAAAAAACTGTCACGATCTTTGAATTTTTTACATAACCTTTTACTAATTTTGAACGGTAGTAACGAGCATTATCGATAATAACAAAAGGCTGTTCTGCTAATGGATTTGCTTCTTCAATTTGTTGAAATAACGCAATAGTAGATTCTGAATTAATACGTTCGTCTTCCCAATGAATAAAATTGAAATCTTCAATATTTATTGCGCCATTTATATTGATACATTTTCTACCTGTATTGCTTGGGATTTCTTTTGTTGTTCCTTTTTTTATCCAGCCATTAGCAGGCATGGAATTATGTTGAGGATGAACACCATCCATAAAATATATACGATCGTGTTCACCTTTAAGATCTTTGATCTTTTTATATATCTCGTTAATAAATTTTTCTTGTACCAAAGGATTCGCTTTGCCTGGAACACGTTTTGTTTTCTTGTATACAAAACCAAGTCTATGAAGTAATGAAACGATACTTTTCGGACTATATACTATGTTAAATGTTTCTTTGACATATTCGACAATACTTTTAGCATCTGAATAAATACTATTTTCTAAATGTTTGCTGAGCTCAGCTTGTTGACCTTGAGATAAATAACTGGATTTACCTTTATAATTGTTCTTAAGTAAGGTTTCCTGAAAAAGTCGAAAGTCCTGAAGAGTTGAAATTTTTTGTGACATAATGTTTGCATTAAGTGCAAGGAAAATGTAAGAATTAGCTCAAAACCCTTGCACACGAAGGAACGGATGTATAGAAGGAAGCCATTAGGACAGCTTGAATTTGAAGATTTTTATCTTCCCTTTGGAGGTAAGCTCTGAGGTGACAACAGGTGGGTGAAGCTTTCAAAAGTGATTTCATGGGATGAGATAGAAGGATTATATTCAGATAACTTTTCAAAGCGGATGGGAACGCCTACCAAGCCTTCAAGGATGGCGCTTGGAGCATTGACAATAAAAGAGCGTTGTGGATTTACAGATGATTATCCTTTTGATCCATCAATGATGATACATTTTAGGAAGCGTTTTAATCGTTATATGCTGAATGTGATAAACGAGTTAATAATAGATAATAAGAGGAAGGGGTGTGATCCACAAGTCACCAATTTAGATGTTGATGATGGGTGTGAGGATACCGAGGATAATGAAGGTAAATTGATACTTGATGCTACTTGCACGCCATTAGATATAAGATACCCAACGGATTTATCACTATTAAATGATGCCCGTGAGAAGCTTGAAATAATAATAGATATTTTACATTAACCGTTTAAGGGTAAGGAGAAGAAACCACGTACATAAAGGGAGAGAGCCAGGAAAGATTACTTGAAGACAGCAAAGAAACGCAAGAAGACATATAAAGAGATAAGAAAGTCAAAAGGTAAGCAGTTACGGTATATATTTCGTGATTTACGATATATTGAGGATCTTGTATCAAGGAGTTCGTTAGAGTTATTATCTAAAAGACAACATAAAGATTTACTTGTGATACATGAATTATACAGACAGCAGAAGGAGATGTATGATAGAAGAGAGAATCGCATAGATGCCCGCATAGTAAGCATATCACAGCCTCATATATGTCCTATAGTGAGAGGCAAAGCATCGTCTCCGACTGAGTTTGGGGCGAAGATCTCACTATCGCTGGTTGATGGTTATGCAAGGCTTGAAGAATTAAGTTGGGATAATTACAATGAATCATTAACATTGATAGATCACTTAGAAAGATATAGAGAAAGCTATGGTTGTTATCCTGAATCATTACAGGTGGATAGTATATACAGAACGAGAAAAAATAGATCATTTTGTAAAAACCATGGCATAAGGATTTCCGGACCACCTCTTGGTCGTCCTCGCAAAGAGGACAAGTTGGGCAAAAATTTAAAGCATGAAAAACAGGATATGAGAGATCGAGTAGCCATTGAAGGTAAGATTGGAGAAGGCTAGAGACGTTATGGGTTATCCAGGATAATGGCAAAGTTACCTGAGACAAGCGAAGCAGGTATATGTATTACCATTTTGGTGATGAATCTTGAAAGGAAGCTTAGGCTTCTTTTTGCACAAATTTTGTTGAGGCGATTTAAACGTTATCAATGGCTAAGGTTAGCCGTATAAATCAATTTTTGACTTTTTCAGGAAGTCTCAAATAGGTTAGTCCGATCTTTTATGCCTAATTCATCAAGTCTCCAAAATTTGGGGTGCTGAGCCTTCTATAGTCTCCATATACCCTGTATCCTTTGTTAAGCAAAAACTCAGTCAGATATGCCCCATCCTGACCCGTGATGCCTGTTATTAAAGCTGTTTTTCCATTATTCTCCCAGATGATAAATGAATTCATTATACCATTGCGGATGGTTGTTTCTATGAAAACATAAATAAAACTCATATGAGAGATTGCAAGCGCTTTTTGGATAACAATAGATTATCAACTTTCAATTCTATGGCTACTAATCAATCCCAAAGAGATTATTATCTTCATAAAGCAAACCCTGATAACTTCCCCTCCTGATAAACTCATCCTCAATAGCTTTTATTACTGTCCCTTTATGTAGACCCCATAACGGAGCAACCAATGTAGCCTCATCTCTGTCACCCAAAAGCCGATGGATTATTATATCGGGTCTCAACCTTTCAATAAAATCACATATAGTAGATATGTATTCATTGAATGTGATTGTTTTAATTTTACCATCTAAATAATACTTCTCTAAACTTGTTCCTTTAATCACATGAAGGTGATGAAATTTTATTCCGCGTACGGGCATGGAGGATATTTCCCTTGCTGTTTCCATAATCTCATCCCACGATTCATCAGGTATTCCAATTATGATATGTGCGCAGACAGGAATCCCCCTCTGTGATGCCCTAAATATTGAGTCCCTTGTCGCAGTGTGCAGATGACCTCTCTGTAGTAGTCTTAAACTCTTCTCATGCATGGACTGCATACCTATTTCAAGCCAGAGTTCAAAGTTATCCCTCTTGTAATCAGCAATAAGATCGATAACCTCTTCTGTAAGACAATCCGGCCTTGTTGCTATCATCATGCCTATCACATCCTCAAAAGCTATTGCTATATCGTATAGCTCTTTTAATTCTGCTGTTGAAGCATATGTATTGGTATAGGCTTGGAAATATGCGATATATTTTGTCTTTGCATCCCTTCTCCTAAGGCTATTTTTAGCATTATCCATCTGTTTGGTAATGTGGGAAAGCCCATAGGAAGTAGGAGAGGCTGATCCATCTTCAGAGCAATAGATACACCCTGAGGTTCCGATTGTGCCATCACGATTGGGACATGAAAGATTGGCGTTTATTGGGAGTTTATATAGGCTTGTGTTGAATTTATACTTAAGATAATCGCCAAAAAAAAGATAAGGCTTCCCGAACCAATTTCCTGATTTATAGTGATTTATGTTTCTCTTGGAAGGCAAAGTAGGAATTCTTCATATATTGATGATTTTGATACCTTAATGGATTTAGAGCGATCTGACTCACCCTCTTTACACTCTTAACTACTAAATTTTTCTTTAATTTAAGGACATAAATACCGATAGTAAATTTGGTCCTCTTTTTTTTCCATTTCCAATAATATACATATCTCTTTTTCTTTTTGGAATATTTTTTTACCTTTACCCTTTTATATCTATAAGAATTTCTAAAGGATTTAAGGAGCTTCTTCTCAACTTGTGGGCTGGGGGAGAGGGCTTTTTGTATAGCTTCTCTTAAACTCTGCTTTTTTTCAATAGCAAGTATAATAGGGGTAGTCCGGGAGGCTTTATTAATATCAAGAGATGTTACGATGTTTCCTT includes the following:
- a CDS encoding TIGR01212 family radical SAM protein (This family includes YhcC from E. coli K-12, an uncharacterized radical SAM protein.); this encodes MPSKRNINHYKSGNWFGKPYLFFGDYLKYKFNTSLYKLPINANLSCPNRDGTIGTSGCIYCSEDGSASPTSYGLSHITKQMDNAKNSLRRRDAKTKYIAYFQAYTNTYASTAELKELYDIAIAFEDVIGMMIATRPDCLTEEVIDLIADYKRDNFELWLEIGMQSMHEKSLRLLQRGHLHTATRDSIFRASQRGIPVCAHIIIGIPDESWDEIMETAREISSMPVRGIKFHHLHVIKGTSLEKYYLDGKIKTITFNEYISTICDFIERLRPDIIIHRLLGDRDEATLVAPLWGLHKGTVIKAIEDEFIRRGSYQGLLYEDNNLFGID
- a CDS encoding IS630 family transposase codes for the protein MSQKISTLQDFRLFQETLLKNNYKGKSSYLSQGQQAELSKHLENSIYSDAKSIVEYVKETFNIVYSPKSIVSLLHRLGFVYKKTKRVPGKANPLVQEKFINEIYKKIKDLKGEHDRIYFMDGVHPQHNSMPANGWIKKGTTKEIPSNTGRKCININGAINIEDFNFIHWEDERINSESTIALFQQIEEANPLAEQPFVIIDNARYYRSKLVKGYVKNSKIVTVFLPPYSPNLNLIE
- a CDS encoding FecR domain-containing protein; the encoded protein is MLIFKIFNIRKIFTYLIMFFVFIVLFSVSGFSLEISFLVGKVDLIRNGKKIGAGIGIQVVSGDMIITGKGGLVVLSYTDGSEIKVFETSKIRIGSKNIRYSDNPSVISGVVRGKFAKLLKGSERKVYSPTTVCSVRGTDFLVGVSDGIDSKVELSEGTLDLYNPYGNVNLKGKQNADIGVADVPRKKTGRGMPIKVWKNQRDEEFIRDPESKSNKLNSYIEFFNTRSADITDDIVFFDKNQTNAQTMEKKRLEETNIELEDLQISVTDDMILNEGTNSSLDNILNKFQKDKGEIYNTFLGIKEESNKVLEQQRRNYEAIKSVREAYQKAYNDIIGKHKDYMNKLKGGFNKSDYIPKKE